One part of the Streptomyces sp. AM 2-1-1 genome encodes these proteins:
- a CDS encoding A/G-specific adenine glycosylase, giving the protein MTATTSTHTPPVSLLHTPVIGWFEQHARDLPWRRPEAGAWGVMVSEFMLQQTPVNRVLPVYEQWLARWPRPADLAAEAPGEAVRAWGRLGYPRRALRLHGAAQAITERHGGDVPREHAQLLALPGIGEYTAAAVASFAYGQRHAVLDTNVRRVFARAATGIQYPPNATTAAERKLARALLPDEDERAAAWAAATMELGALVCTAKNEDCSRCPIASQCAWLLAGKPAHQGPARRGQTYAGTDRQVRGRLLAVLRDSVAPVPQAALDAVWDEPVQRARALDGLVADGLVEPLSSGLYRLPLT; this is encoded by the coding sequence ATGACTGCCACGACTTCCACACACACGCCCCCCGTCTCCCTCCTCCACACCCCCGTCATCGGGTGGTTCGAGCAGCACGCCCGCGATCTGCCCTGGCGCCGCCCCGAGGCGGGCGCCTGGGGCGTGATGGTGAGCGAGTTCATGCTCCAGCAGACCCCGGTCAACCGGGTTCTCCCGGTGTACGAGCAGTGGCTGGCCCGCTGGCCACGCCCGGCCGACCTGGCCGCCGAGGCGCCGGGCGAGGCGGTCCGCGCCTGGGGCCGGCTCGGTTACCCGCGCCGCGCGCTGCGCCTGCACGGCGCGGCCCAGGCCATAACGGAACGCCACGGCGGCGACGTGCCCCGTGAGCACGCCCAACTGCTGGCGCTGCCCGGGATCGGTGAGTACACGGCGGCGGCCGTCGCCTCGTTCGCGTACGGGCAGCGGCACGCGGTGCTCGACACCAACGTCCGCCGGGTGTTCGCACGGGCGGCCACCGGCATCCAGTACCCGCCGAACGCGACCACCGCCGCCGAGCGCAAGCTCGCCCGCGCGCTGCTCCCCGACGAGGACGAGCGGGCCGCGGCCTGGGCCGCGGCGACGATGGAGCTCGGGGCGCTGGTGTGCACCGCGAAGAACGAGGACTGCTCGCGCTGCCCGATCGCCTCGCAGTGCGCCTGGCTGCTCGCCGGGAAGCCCGCGCACCAGGGGCCGGCCCGTCGCGGCCAGACGTACGCCGGTACGGACCGGCAGGTGCGCGGGCGGCTCCTGGCGGTGCTGCGCGACTCCGTCGCGCCGGTGCCGCAGGCGGCCCTGGACGCGGTGTGGGACGAGCCGGTGCAGCGGGCCCGCGCCCTGGACGGCCTGGTGGCCGACGGACTGGTGGAACCGCTCTCCAGCGGGCTCTACCGCCTGCCGCTGACCTGA
- a CDS encoding M23 family metallopeptidase, with product MSKRVTTPTRPSTSRVRGAVLAAGLGASMVLGAGAAFASGTTGTVALTSATADSVAQQASAQSKAAVHAKKVAADKAAHAKKAAAAKKAAAKKNARAWEVPVGHYTLSATYGTGGDRWAHKHSGQDFAVPIGTKVEAAHTGTVVKAGPNGGGDGPAYGNAIVIKHSNGKFTQYAHLSKIDVRIGQAVKTGQEIGLSGNTGNSSGPHLHFEVRTTANYGSAINPVNFLRAVHVSV from the coding sequence ATGTCGAAGCGCGTTACGACCCCCACCCGCCCGTCCACCTCCCGTGTCCGCGGCGCCGTCCTGGCCGCCGGTCTGGGAGCGTCGATGGTCCTGGGTGCTGGCGCGGCGTTCGCCTCCGGCACCACGGGCACCGTCGCCCTCACCAGTGCCACCGCCGACTCGGTCGCCCAGCAGGCGTCCGCGCAGAGCAAGGCCGCCGTCCACGCGAAGAAGGTTGCCGCGGACAAGGCCGCCCACGCCAAGAAGGCCGCTGCCGCCAAGAAGGCCGCCGCGAAGAAGAACGCCCGCGCGTGGGAGGTCCCGGTGGGCCACTATACGCTGAGCGCCACCTACGGCACCGGCGGCGACCGCTGGGCCCACAAGCACTCCGGCCAGGACTTCGCCGTGCCGATCGGCACCAAGGTCGAGGCCGCCCACACCGGTACGGTCGTCAAGGCCGGCCCGAACGGTGGCGGCGACGGCCCCGCGTACGGCAACGCCATCGTGATCAAGCACTCCAACGGCAAGTTCACGCAGTACGCGCACCTGTCGAAGATCGACGTGCGGATCGGCCAGGCCGTGAAGACCGGCCAGGAGATCGGCCTCTCCGGCAACACCGGCAACTCCAGCGGCCCGCACCTGCACTTCGAGGTCCGGACCACCGCCAACTACGGCTCGGCGATCAACCCGGTCAACTTCCTGCGGGCCGTCCACGTGTCGGTCTGA
- a CDS encoding trypco2 family protein, whose amino-acid sequence MSTDETHALDRIELADAVESVRDQLIEAAARATGRPVVFAVSDIQMEFTVELRKEAKAGAKVRAWVVEAGADTSRTTGTTHKVAFTLSPRKADGSGPLEIGNDAPGGSTAHFGRGRGGA is encoded by the coding sequence ATGAGTACGGACGAAACGCACGCCTTGGACCGGATCGAACTGGCTGACGCCGTCGAGTCGGTCCGCGATCAGCTCATCGAAGCCGCCGCCCGCGCCACCGGCCGGCCCGTGGTCTTCGCCGTGAGCGACATCCAGATGGAGTTCACGGTCGAACTCCGCAAGGAGGCCAAGGCCGGTGCCAAGGTCAGGGCGTGGGTCGTGGAGGCCGGCGCCGACACCTCCCGCACTACCGGGACCACGCACAAGGTCGCCTTCACCCTCAGCCCCCGCAAGGCCGACGGCTCCGGCCCGCTGGAGATCGGCAACGACGCGCCGGGTGGCAGCACCGCCCACTTCGGCCGGGGACGCGGCGGGGCGTGA
- a CDS encoding serine protease, giving the protein MSARPRPVHPADRTVVVHSARQGSGVLLTDRLVLTCAHVLGGEASASVAHPDLPEPVTGRILWVSAQQDAALLLADGPLVPVPPVRLGVLASAQSLPGCEITGFPEVQRYGSERHLEADQYTATVLPMAGLLRDLLVCVLDSPPPATDEDDEALLSGLSGGPVFAGAVLLGLARRIPPRRDGLRVECVSLRPVLESAGFRQAYERATGSEPRTERVHGAHPADLRYEEEYADALGAAYRRTRIFGLDELGRRDDNWDLDTAYLSLEAETGGRWITGGVRLPAARTAPRRVDELLTDRPRVLLRGDAGAGKTTLLWWLAAHAAAGTLPPRLAALDGLVPFVVPLRTLRARDEPLPAPSGLPGAARLAVDTAPDGWAGRVLESGRGLLLVDGLDEVPSGEREEAYTWLSGLLARFPETRCVATVRPLAVEPDWLAAEGFEELRLLPLRNEDIQAFVAAWHRAARLDDPDHQRLRELEHDLTRQFRTNRTLSDLARTPLLCAVICALHRRQEGFLPNTRWKLYRSSLDMLLGNRDQRRGIGGPEGITMEVEEQALLLQRIAVWLVREGQTEFSREQALRQLDRALASMERVRKQGTADAILTHLLNRSGLLQERAENLYQFTHRTFQDYLAAAEFVESDQINELLRSAEDESWADVIELAAGHCGRREIGELINGLLDRAERYAPGVLALDAELAPKTRVLAALCAQHATLLDDGTRRRVRTALAGLFPPRLSSMVKLLGSLGPDALTYLPDPSAIRSDAIGNESVAQLLGEVGGPEALSYARDWVAASPRSAHMLAPSWKSFPTEEFAKDVLGKGDLSGAFLTIRSRAELMALPHLGPLGPLVAVTLGGPFADADLRRGLSGASPGILGHLGNPLLRDLTTLRNSENLRHLTVDGCPGVTDLSPLGGWPALREVNLDVSHLPWDRLAALGDVASLDTLELRSPTGRLSDLPPLPHLRHLALLRSGPMELGDLRGWSSLQSLRLPTVASLTSLVDSLRTAPSMRGVEVTQPRVETWPRHAEPVTRLRTLSFGVGPGPGSDLRPLPRLFPSLRSLTLTCHTEARIDLAPLRELPGLNVKVFWLTARGQLFNAEHLGDRLSVEGRF; this is encoded by the coding sequence GTGAGCGCGCGTCCCCGCCCCGTACACCCCGCGGACCGCACCGTCGTCGTCCACTCCGCCCGCCAGGGCAGCGGGGTACTGCTCACGGACCGGTTGGTGCTGACCTGCGCGCACGTCCTCGGGGGCGAGGCGAGCGCATCGGTCGCCCACCCGGACCTGCCGGAACCCGTGACCGGCCGCATCCTCTGGGTCAGTGCGCAGCAGGACGCGGCACTCCTGCTGGCAGACGGTCCGCTGGTGCCCGTACCGCCGGTGCGCCTCGGTGTGCTCGCCTCGGCCCAGTCCCTCCCCGGCTGCGAGATCACCGGCTTCCCGGAGGTCCAGCGGTACGGCTCCGAGCGTCATCTGGAGGCCGACCAGTACACCGCCACCGTGCTGCCCATGGCGGGTCTCCTCCGGGATCTCCTGGTCTGCGTACTGGACAGCCCGCCCCCGGCCACGGACGAGGACGACGAGGCCCTGCTGAGCGGCCTCTCCGGTGGTCCGGTCTTCGCCGGGGCGGTCCTCCTCGGCCTCGCCCGCCGGATACCGCCCCGCCGCGACGGACTACGGGTGGAGTGCGTCTCGTTGCGGCCCGTGCTGGAGTCGGCGGGTTTCCGCCAGGCGTACGAGCGGGCCACCGGGTCGGAGCCCCGTACGGAACGGGTCCACGGCGCCCACCCGGCCGACCTCCGGTACGAGGAGGAGTACGCGGACGCCCTCGGCGCGGCCTACCGCCGCACCCGGATCTTCGGGCTGGACGAGCTGGGGCGCCGCGACGACAACTGGGACCTGGACACCGCGTATCTGAGCCTGGAGGCGGAGACGGGCGGCCGGTGGATCACCGGCGGGGTCCGCCTCCCCGCGGCCCGGACCGCTCCCCGCCGGGTCGACGAGTTGCTGACCGACCGTCCCCGGGTGCTGCTCCGGGGCGACGCGGGAGCCGGGAAGACCACCCTGCTGTGGTGGCTGGCCGCCCACGCCGCCGCAGGAACGCTGCCGCCCCGGCTGGCGGCCCTCGACGGCCTCGTCCCCTTCGTCGTCCCGCTGCGCACGCTCCGGGCCCGCGACGAGCCGTTGCCCGCCCCCTCAGGCCTCCCGGGGGCCGCCCGGCTGGCGGTGGACACCGCTCCGGACGGCTGGGCCGGGCGCGTGCTGGAGTCGGGCCGCGGCCTCCTTCTGGTCGACGGCCTGGACGAGGTGCCGTCCGGGGAGCGGGAGGAGGCGTACACCTGGCTCTCCGGCCTCCTCGCCCGCTTCCCGGAGACCCGCTGCGTGGCCACCGTCCGCCCGCTCGCCGTCGAACCGGACTGGCTGGCCGCCGAGGGCTTCGAGGAGCTGCGGCTGCTGCCCCTGCGGAATGAGGACATACAGGCGTTCGTGGCGGCTTGGCACCGGGCCGCACGGCTGGACGACCCCGACCATCAGCGCCTGCGTGAGCTGGAACACGACCTCACCAGGCAGTTCCGCACCAACCGCACGCTGAGCGACCTGGCGCGTACGCCCCTGCTGTGCGCGGTGATCTGTGCCCTGCACCGCCGACAGGAGGGTTTCCTCCCGAACACCCGGTGGAAGCTCTACCGGTCCTCACTCGACATGCTCCTGGGCAACCGGGACCAGCGGCGGGGTATCGGAGGCCCTGAGGGCATCACCATGGAAGTCGAGGAGCAGGCGCTGCTCCTCCAGCGGATCGCGGTCTGGCTGGTGCGCGAGGGCCAGACGGAGTTCTCCCGGGAGCAGGCTCTGCGCCAGCTGGACCGGGCGCTGGCGAGCATGGAGCGGGTACGGAAACAGGGGACGGCCGACGCGATCCTGACCCACCTGCTCAATCGCAGCGGCCTTCTCCAGGAGCGCGCCGAAAATCTCTACCAGTTCACCCACCGCACTTTCCAGGACTACCTGGCCGCAGCGGAGTTCGTCGAGTCGGATCAGATCAACGAACTGCTCCGGTCCGCCGAGGACGAATCGTGGGCGGACGTGATCGAACTGGCGGCCGGCCATTGCGGCCGACGCGAGATCGGCGAGCTGATCAACGGCCTGCTGGACCGGGCGGAGAGGTACGCCCCCGGCGTCCTCGCCCTCGATGCCGAGCTCGCCCCGAAGACCCGTGTGCTGGCCGCCCTCTGCGCCCAGCACGCCACGCTGCTGGACGACGGGACGCGGCGCAGGGTGCGTACCGCGCTCGCCGGGCTCTTCCCGCCCCGCCTGAGCTCCATGGTGAAGCTGCTCGGGTCCCTCGGTCCTGATGCGCTGACCTACCTGCCGGATCCCTCCGCCATCCGGTCCGACGCCATCGGCAACGAGTCCGTCGCCCAGTTGCTCGGCGAGGTCGGCGGACCGGAGGCCCTGTCGTACGCCCGCGACTGGGTCGCGGCCTCCCCCAGGTCGGCCCACATGCTGGCCCCCAGCTGGAAGAGCTTCCCCACCGAGGAATTCGCGAAGGACGTGCTGGGCAAGGGAGATCTCAGCGGGGCGTTCCTGACCATCCGCAGCCGTGCCGAATTGATGGCACTGCCTCATCTCGGCCCTCTCGGGCCCCTGGTCGCCGTCACCCTCGGCGGCCCGTTCGCCGACGCCGACCTGCGGCGTGGGCTGTCCGGGGCCTCTCCCGGAATCCTGGGCCACCTCGGAAACCCACTGCTCCGCGACCTCACGACGCTGCGCAACAGCGAAAACCTCAGGCATCTCACCGTCGACGGGTGCCCCGGGGTCACCGATCTCTCCCCGCTCGGGGGATGGCCCGCCCTCCGGGAGGTCAACCTCGATGTCAGCCACCTCCCGTGGGACCGGCTCGCCGCTCTGGGGGACGTGGCGAGTCTGGACACGCTGGAACTCCGCTCCCCGACAGGACGCCTGAGCGACCTCCCGCCCCTCCCCCACCTCCGGCATCTGGCCCTGCTGCGGAGCGGTCCGATGGAACTCGGCGATCTACGGGGGTGGTCCTCGCTCCAGTCCTTGCGGTTGCCCACGGTGGCCTCGCTGACCTCGCTGGTCGACTCGCTCCGCACCGCCCCGAGCATGAGGGGGGTCGAAGTGACACAACCCCGTGTCGAGACGTGGCCTCGGCACGCGGAGCCGGTCACGCGCCTACGTACGCTCTCCTTCGGGGTCGGCCCGGGCCCCGGTAGCGACCTGCGGCCGCTCCCCCGCCTGTTTCCGTCCCTCCGGTCCCTCACGCTGACCTGCCACACGGAGGCCCGGATCGACCTGGCACCCCTGCGCGAGCTGCCCGGGCTGAACGTGAAGGTGTTCTGGCTGACAGCCAGGGGGCAGCTCTTCAACGCCGAGCACCTGGGCGACCGCCTGTCCGTCGAGGGCCGCTTCTGA
- a CDS encoding ATP-dependent Clp protease ATP-binding subunit → MFERFTDRARRVVVLAQEEARMLNHNYIGTEHILLGLIHEGEGVAAKALESLGISLEAVRQQVEEIIGQGQQAPSGHIPFTPRAKKVLELSLREALQLGHNYIGTEHILLGLIREGEGVAAQVLVKLGADLNRVRQQVIQLLSGYSTSKESATAGGPAEGTPSTSLVLDQFGRNLTQAARESKLDPVIGREKEIERVMQVLSRRTKNNPVLIGEPGVGKTAVVEGLAQAIVKGEVPETLKDKHLYTLDLGALVAGSRYRGDFEERLKKVLKEIRTRGDIILFIDELHTLVGAGAAEGAIDAASILKPMLARGELQTIGATTLDEYRKHLEKDAALERRFQPIQVAEPSLPHTIEILKGLRDRYEAHHRVSITDEALVQAATLADRYISDRFLPDKAIDLIDEAGSRMRIRRMTAPPDLREFDEKIAGVRRDKESAIDSQDFEKAASLRDKEKQLLAAKTKREKEWKAGDMDVVAEVDGELIAEVLATATGIPVFKLTEEESSRLLRMEDELHKRVIGQKDAIKALSQAIRRTRAGLKDPKRPGGSFIFAGPSGVGKTELSKTLAEFLFGDEDALISLDMSEFSEKHTVSRLFGSPPGYVGYEEGGQLTEKVRRKPFSVVLFDEVEKAHPDIFNSLLQILEDGRLTDSQGRVVDFKNTVIIMTTNLGTRDISKGFNLGFAAQGDVKTNYERMKVKVNEELKQHFRPEFLNRVDDTVVFHQLSQEDIIQIVDLMVDKVDERLKDRDMGIELSTEAKNLLAKKGYDPVMGARPLRRTIQREIEDILSEKILFGELRPGHIVVVGTEGEGEEKKFTFRGEEKAALPDVPPIESAAGGGPNMTKDAS, encoded by the coding sequence ATGTTCGAGAGGTTCACCGACCGCGCGCGGCGGGTTGTCGTCCTGGCTCAGGAAGAAGCCCGGATGCTCAACCACAACTACATCGGCACCGAACACATTCTCCTGGGCCTTATCCACGAGGGTGAGGGTGTCGCCGCTAAGGCCCTGGAGAGCCTCGGGATTTCGCTCGAGGCGGTCCGCCAGCAGGTGGAGGAGATCATCGGTCAGGGCCAGCAGGCCCCGTCCGGCCACATCCCCTTCACTCCCCGAGCCAAGAAGGTCCTGGAGCTGTCGCTCCGCGAGGCCCTCCAGCTCGGCCACAACTACATCGGCACCGAGCACATCCTGCTCGGCCTGATCCGCGAGGGCGAAGGCGTCGCCGCGCAGGTTCTGGTGAAGCTGGGTGCCGACCTCAACCGGGTGCGGCAGCAGGTCATCCAGCTGCTCTCCGGTTACTCCACCAGCAAGGAGTCCGCCACCGCCGGCGGCCCCGCCGAGGGCACCCCCTCCACCTCCCTGGTGCTGGACCAGTTCGGCCGCAACCTCACCCAGGCGGCCCGCGAATCCAAGCTCGACCCGGTCATCGGGCGCGAGAAGGAGATCGAGCGGGTCATGCAGGTGCTGTCCCGCCGGACCAAGAACAACCCGGTCCTCATCGGCGAGCCCGGCGTCGGCAAGACGGCCGTCGTCGAGGGCCTGGCCCAGGCGATCGTCAAGGGCGAGGTGCCCGAGACCCTCAAGGACAAGCACCTCTACACCCTGGACCTCGGCGCCCTGGTGGCCGGCTCCCGGTACCGCGGTGACTTCGAGGAGCGCCTGAAGAAGGTCCTCAAGGAGATCCGCACCCGCGGCGACATCATCCTGTTCATCGACGAGCTCCACACCCTCGTGGGTGCCGGTGCCGCCGAGGGCGCGATCGACGCCGCCAGCATCCTCAAGCCGATGCTGGCCCGCGGTGAGCTCCAGACCATCGGTGCGACCACGCTCGACGAGTACCGCAAGCACCTGGAGAAGGACGCCGCCCTCGAGCGCCGCTTCCAGCCCATCCAGGTCGCGGAGCCGTCGCTGCCGCACACCATCGAGATCCTCAAGGGCCTGCGCGACCGTTACGAGGCCCACCACCGGGTCTCCATCACGGACGAGGCGCTGGTCCAGGCCGCGACCCTGGCCGACCGGTACATCTCGGACCGCTTCCTCCCGGACAAGGCGATCGACCTGATCGACGAGGCCGGCTCCCGGATGCGCATCCGCCGGATGACCGCGCCGCCGGACCTCCGTGAGTTCGACGAGAAGATCGCGGGCGTCCGCCGCGACAAGGAGTCGGCGATCGACTCCCAGGACTTCGAGAAGGCGGCTTCCCTCCGCGACAAGGAGAAGCAGCTGCTGGCCGCGAAGACCAAGCGCGAGAAGGAGTGGAAGGCCGGCGACATGGACGTCGTCGCCGAGGTCGACGGCGAGCTCATCGCCGAAGTCCTGGCGACCGCGACCGGCATTCCGGTCTTCAAGCTGACGGAGGAGGAGTCCTCCCGTCTGCTGCGCATGGAGGACGAGCTCCACAAGCGCGTCATCGGCCAGAAGGACGCCATCAAGGCCCTTTCCCAGGCCATCCGCCGTACGCGGGCCGGCCTCAAGGACCCGAAGCGCCCCGGTGGTTCGTTCATCTTCGCCGGTCCGTCCGGTGTCGGTAAGACCGAGCTCTCCAAGACGCTCGCCGAATTCCTCTTCGGCGACGAGGACGCGCTGATCTCCCTCGACATGTCGGAGTTCAGCGAGAAGCACACGGTGTCCCGCCTCTTCGGTTCGCCCCCCGGTTACGTGGGCTACGAAGAGGGCGGCCAGCTCACCGAGAAGGTGCGCCGCAAGCCGTTCTCCGTCGTCCTCTTCGACGAGGTCGAGAAGGCCCACCCCGATATCTTCAATTCCCTGCTCCAGATTCTGGAAGACGGTCGCCTGACCGACTCCCAGGGCCGGGTCGTGGACTTCAAGAACACGGTCATCATCATGACGACCAACCTCGGGACCCGGGACATCTCGAAGGGCTTCAACCTGGGCTTCGCCGCCCAGGGCGACGTCAAGACGAACTACGAGCGGATGAAGGTCAAGGTCAACGAAGAGCTCAAGCAGCACTTCCGGCCCGAGTTCCTGAACCGCGTCGACGACACCGTCGTCTTCCACCAGCTCAGCCAGGAAGACATCATCCAGATCGTCGACCTCATGGTCGACAAGGTGGACGAGCGTCTCAAGGACCGTGACATGGGCATCGAGCTCAGCACGGAGGCGAAGAACCTGCTCGCGAAGAAGGGTTACGACCCCGTGATGGGCGCCCGGCCGCTGCGCCGGACGATCCAGCGCGAGATCGAGGACATCCTCTCCGAGAAGATCCTCTTCGGCGAGCTGCGCCCCGGCCACATCGTGGTCGTCGGCACGGAGGGCGAGGGTGAAGAGAAGAAGTTCACCTTCCGCGGCGAGGAGAAGGCGGCTCTGCCCGACGTCCCGCCGATCGAGTCGGCCGCCGGCGGCGGTCCGAACATGACGAAGGACGCGTCGTAG
- a CDS encoding SCO3374 family protein encodes MSPIVPPPRVPQPADTSAPVPSGRRPDPDARTGRNASPATGSAGAAAAAERFYEDVLGWRTDRGRPLGLLTGLRFDVLELPAAAGRAVLRRYGRTGPVAVAEGRMRLLVAAGSAEELPALLEWLEWGGIGLDLVGVGAGGRITAPAPDRVPPPCSPGAAFWLRPPEPPRGPDQFLPALAGFGSRGGDTPDLVRLVDMAATECHRVRLRRSRIRPSAGRPSGQALACS; translated from the coding sequence ATGAGTCCCATCGTCCCGCCACCCCGCGTCCCGCAGCCGGCCGACACGTCGGCACCGGTCCCGTCGGGTCGCCGTCCGGACCCGGACGCGCGCACCGGCCGGAACGCCTCCCCAGCCACCGGGAGCGCCGGAGCCGCCGCGGCCGCCGAACGGTTCTACGAGGACGTGCTCGGCTGGAGGACCGACCGGGGCCGCCCGCTGGGGCTGCTGACCGGGTTGCGGTTCGACGTGCTCGAACTGCCCGCCGCCGCCGGCCGCGCGGTGCTGCGCAGGTACGGGCGCACCGGCCCGGTGGCGGTCGCGGAAGGGCGCATGCGACTGCTCGTGGCGGCCGGGAGCGCGGAGGAACTGCCCGCGCTGCTGGAGTGGCTGGAATGGGGCGGCATCGGCCTGGATCTCGTGGGCGTCGGGGCCGGCGGCAGGATCACCGCACCGGCACCGGACCGGGTACCGCCTCCGTGTTCGCCGGGGGCCGCTTTCTGGCTGCGGCCCCCCGAGCCGCCGCGGGGTCCGGATCAATTCCTTCCGGCCCTCGCGGGTTTCGGGAGCAGGGGTGGGGATACTCCCGATCTCGTACGGCTGGTGGATATGGCCGCGACCGAATGCCACCGGGTCCGGTTGAGGCGTTCCCGGATCCGTCCGTCCGCCGGCCGGCCGTCGGGTCAGGCGTTGGCCTGCTCGTAG
- a CDS encoding Lsr2 family protein, which produces MAQKVQVLLVDDLDGVEANETVTFALDGKTYEIDLTTANADKLRGLLEPYTKSGRRTGGRAATGRKGRALGAGTGGSKDTAEIRKWARDNGLEVNDRGRVPAGVREAYEQANA; this is translated from the coding sequence GTGGCGCAGAAGGTTCAGGTCCTTCTTGTTGACGACCTCGACGGCGTCGAGGCGAACGAGACCGTCACGTTCGCACTCGACGGCAAGACCTACGAGATCGACCTCACCACGGCCAACGCGGACAAGCTCCGTGGACTTCTCGAGCCGTACACCAAGAGCGGACGCCGCACCGGCGGCCGCGCCGCCACGGGCCGTAAGGGCCGTGCGCTCGGTGCCGGTACGGGCGGGAGCAAGGACACCGCCGAAATCCGCAAGTGGGCCCGTGACAACGGCCTCGAAGTGAACGACCGCGGACGCGTTCCGGCCGGAGTCCGCGAGGCCTACGAGCAGGCCAACGCCTGA
- a CDS encoding amino-acid N-acetyltransferase: MSADLTQSQSQTEGETDPAVEKAAITVRRARTTDVGAVRRLLDGYVTEGILLDKATVTLYEDIQEFWVAERDEDARVVGCGALHVMWEDLAEVRTLAVDHRVRGSGVGHQVLGKLLQTARWLGVRRVFCLTFEVDFFAKHGFVEIGETPVDTDVYSELLRSYDEGVAEFLGLERVKPNTLGNSRMLLHL, encoded by the coding sequence ATGTCTGCAGACCTGACGCAAAGCCAGTCGCAAACCGAAGGTGAAACCGACCCGGCGGTCGAAAAGGCCGCCATCACCGTTCGCCGTGCCAGGACCACCGACGTGGGTGCCGTCCGCCGGCTGCTCGACGGATACGTGACCGAGGGCATCCTCCTGGACAAAGCGACGGTCACCCTTTACGAGGACATCCAGGAGTTCTGGGTGGCGGAACGCGACGAGGACGCCCGGGTCGTCGGATGCGGCGCGCTCCACGTGATGTGGGAAGACCTCGCCGAAGTCCGGACTCTCGCCGTCGACCACCGTGTCAGGGGCAGCGGAGTGGGCCACCAGGTTCTCGGCAAGCTGTTGCAGACCGCACGCTGGCTCGGGGTCCGCCGGGTTTTCTGCCTGACCTTCGAAGTCGACTTCTTCGCGAAGCACGGGTTCGTGGAGATCGGTGAGACGCCCGTCGACACAGATGTCTACAGTGAGCTGCTGCGCTCCTATGACGAGGGTGTCGCCGAGTTCCTCGGTCTCGAACGAGTGAAGCCGAACACCTTGGGCAACAGCCGGATGCTTCTGCACCTGTGA
- a CDS encoding BlaI/MecI/CopY family transcriptional regulator, which yields MPRQLGELEDAVMTRVWQWNRPVTVREVLEDLQRERSIAYTTVMTVMDNLHQKGWVRREVDGRAYRYTAVSTRAAYAAALMNEAWSRSDNPAAALVAFFGMMSAEQREALRDAVRIVSPGTGAPPTGRDDTAAEEDPRARPQEPSAVVEDAPRAPEGPSGPADGTAGEGGR from the coding sequence GTGCCCCGTCAATTGGGAGAGCTGGAAGACGCCGTGATGACGCGCGTCTGGCAATGGAACCGCCCGGTCACCGTGCGGGAAGTCCTCGAAGACCTGCAGCGGGAACGCTCGATCGCTTACACCACCGTCATGACGGTTATGGACAATCTTCACCAGAAGGGCTGGGTCCGCCGGGAAGTCGACGGCCGGGCCTATCGATATACGGCCGTCTCCACGCGCGCCGCCTACGCGGCCGCACTGATGAACGAAGCGTGGTCGCGGAGCGACAACCCCGCCGCCGCCCTCGTCGCCTTCTTCGGCATGATGTCCGCCGAACAGCGCGAAGCCCTCAGAGACGCCGTGCGGATCGTTTCTCCCGGAACGGGCGCCCCGCCCACCGGGCGGGACGACACGGCGGCGGAGGAGGATCCGAGGGCCCGGCCGCAGGAGCCCTCCGCTGTCGTGGAGGATGCGCCGCGGGCCCCGGAAGGTCCGTCGGGCCCGGCCGACGGCACGGCCGGGGAGGGCGGGCGATAG
- a CDS encoding type III pantothenate kinase, translated as MLLTIDVGNTHTVLGLFDGEEIVEHWRISTDSRRTADELAVLLQGLMGMHPLLGVELGDGIEGIAICSTVPAVLHELREVTRRYYGDVPAVLVEPGIKTGVPILMDNPKEVGADRIINAVAAVELYGGPAIVVDFGTATTFDAVSARGEYTGGVIAPGIEISVEALGVKGAQLRKIELARPRSVIGKNTVEAMQAGILYGFAGQVDGVVTRMKRELADDPDDVTVIATGGLAPMVLGEASVIDEHEPWLTLIGLRLVYERNVSRM; from the coding sequence ATGCTGCTCACCATCGACGTCGGCAACACCCACACCGTCCTCGGCCTCTTCGACGGCGAGGAGATCGTCGAGCACTGGCGGATCTCCACGGACTCCCGGCGTACCGCCGACGAACTGGCCGTGCTCCTCCAGGGGCTGATGGGCATGCACCCGCTGCTCGGCGTCGAACTGGGCGACGGCATCGAGGGCATCGCGATCTGCTCCACGGTGCCGGCCGTCCTGCACGAGCTGCGCGAGGTCACCCGCCGCTACTACGGCGACGTGCCCGCCGTCCTCGTGGAGCCCGGCATCAAGACCGGCGTGCCGATCCTGATGGACAACCCCAAGGAGGTCGGCGCCGACCGCATCATCAACGCGGTCGCGGCGGTCGAGCTGTACGGGGGCCCGGCGATCGTCGTCGACTTCGGCACCGCCACCACCTTCGACGCCGTCTCCGCGCGCGGCGAGTACACCGGCGGTGTCATCGCCCCGGGCATCGAGATCTCCGTCGAGGCGCTCGGCGTCAAGGGAGCCCAGCTCCGCAAGATCGAACTCGCCCGCCCGCGCAGCGTCATCGGCAAGAACACCGTCGAGGCCATGCAGGCGGGCATCCTGTACGGCTTCGCCGGCCAGGTGGACGGCGTGGTCACGCGGATGAAGCGCGAGCTGGCGGACGACCCCGACGACGTGACCGTCATCGCGACCGGCGGCCTTGCTCCGATGGTGTTGGGCGAGGCCTCCGTCATCGACGAACACGAGCCCTGGCTCACCCTCATCGGGCTGCGGCTGGTCTACGAGCGCAACGTCTCCCGGATGTGA